The following nucleotide sequence is from Mucilaginibacter sp. cycad4.
GTCAAATACCGCCAACCCAAAAACGATCGGTCCGAGAATGGCCAGCACGATCAGGTAAAACGTCCTGATCGTATTGATACAAAGTGCAGCGGCTTCATAAAGTACCTGTAAAACCTCCGACATCCATTGCTTTACCGTATTCCTGAAATTATAGGAGGCCTTGGCCATTGCAAATTTGACATCATTGCCAACACTTTCGAACACCCCCTCACTGCTACCGGACTTATCATCGGGATGCGTGTACTTATACCATTTTTCCCGGTCCCCGTCCCCCTGATCACCGACATACATTTGCCAGGTTTCCGTCTGTTTTACTGCCGCTTCTTTGGCCTGCAACAGCTTTTCGATAGCGGCGTCCGAATTTTGTACCATCCCCGAAGTAGCAGTGACGGTCGGTTGCATGATGCCGTTAATAACAGCGATCACACCCGGGAAAATGATCAGCGCGATACCCAGGGCGAAGGGACGCATCAGGGGATAAAAATCGATAGGCTCGGCATTGGCGATCTGCCGCCACACCCGGTAGCTAATATACAATAGTGCGCCAAAACCTGCTATGGCGCGACCGACTCCGATGAGTTCGCCGCACAGTGGCAGCATATCATTATATACGCTGTCAAGGGTCGTCTGTAATCCATGGATGTCATCGGCAATCCCCGCTGCATGTGACTTAAATGGCAATAGTATCATGGCCATGGCGACGATGCCGGCAAATAATAGTTTCTTTTTCATTATGATCAGTTTTTAATAGTAAATACCTGTTTCATTGTCCGGATGTCCGC
It contains:
- the traJ gene encoding conjugative transposon protein TraJ, which produces MKKKLLFAGIVAMAMILLPFKSHAAGIADDIHGLQTTLDSVYNDMLPLCGELIGVGRAIAGFGALLYISYRVWRQIANAEPIDFYPLMRPFALGIALIIFPGVIAVINGIMQPTVTATSGMVQNSDAAIEKLLQAKEAAVKQTETWQMYVGDQGDGDREKWYKYTHPDDKSGSSEGVFESVGNDVKFAMAKASYNFRNTVKQWMSEVLQVLYEAAALCINTIRTFYLIVLAILGPIVFGLAVFDGFQQTLSVWLAKYINVFLWLPVANIFGAIIGKVQENMLKLDISQVENTGDTFFSATDTAYLIFLIIGILGYFTVPNIAGYIVNAGGANGLLQKVNTLISQSSRTITQAGTAGGQRVLNGVFNLASAPGDLAAGYRSGGRENHGDNYQAGRLTGDQKKP